The following proteins come from a genomic window of Coffea arabica cultivar ET-39 chromosome 11c, Coffea Arabica ET-39 HiFi, whole genome shotgun sequence:
- the LOC113715897 gene encoding uncharacterized protein translates to MIWGLEARSISTLGELVEKFLHRFVSSRPTTKISTYLLNIQQNSGESLRSYVQRFQDESVQISDPNEQVTIAVFTNGFVVETFHTVRHKKYPRTLQDLWLKVEKDIQTEDLNHMKKEAQVIRSRSDPRRRESNGSEVRNSRDLQSLGRDRRSVFDRIAKGKPPVLEAELTPLNTNRSHVLSVMDQNGLGRATPKMNGKKERRNPDLYCLYHRVVGHETEDCNDLKKEIEHLIKQGYLKQFIRRDASYNRSESRRESRGNQGRDDRQGGRSSCRPPEGPKDARKPPRDGSPGHGSGYGPNIVGVINTIACGLTGGDSQNSRKRTYRQANPNLTEPSSRLSEVIIYGPSDPVPATSSSHEALLIEVLTNNYVVKKMYVDPGSSVDVMYYWTFENLKLIRE, encoded by the coding sequence ATGATTTGGGGCCTAGAGGCTAGGAGTATATCCACCTTGGGGGAACTGGTGGAAAAATTCCTCCATCGTTTTGTATCCTCCAGACCTACGACCAAGATCTCGACGTATCTGTTGAATATACAGCAGAACTCGGGAGAGTCACTTAGGTCTTATGTACAGAGATTTCAAGATGAGAGCGTGCAGATATCCGACCCCAACGAGCAAGTGACTATAGCTGTCTTTACTAACGGGTTTGTGGTCGAGACGTTTCACACCGTGAGACACAAGAAATATCCTCGCACGCTCCAAGATCTTTGGTTGAAGGTCGAAAAAGACATACAAACCGAAGACCTCAATCATATGAAGAAAGAGGCCCAAGTAATCCGGTCAAGATCTGACCCTAGGCGGAGGGAGTCAAATGGAAGTGAGGTCAGAAACAGCAGAGATCTCCAGAGCCTCGGCCGAGACCGCCGGAGCGTCTTCGACAGAATAGCCAAGGGAAAGCCGCCAGTCTTGGAAGCCGAGTTAACTCCCTTGAACACCAACCGATCCCATGTGCTGTCTGTGATGGACCAAAATGGACTTGGGCGAGCCACTCCAAAGATGAACggaaaaaaggagagaagaaaTCCTGACCTGTACTGCCTATACCATCGAGTTGTTGGGCATGAGACAGAGGACTGTAATGACCTTAAGAAGGAGATAGAGCATCTCATTAAGCAGGGTTATCTCAAGCAATTCATCCGACGAGATGCGAGTTACAATAGGAGCGAATCCCGTCGTGAAAGCCGTGGCAACCAAGGCCGAGATGACAGGCAGGGTGGTAGAAGCAGTTGCCGACCCCCGGAGGGTCCCAAGGATGCCAGGAAGCCTCCCAGAGATGGGTCCCCCGGTCATGGGTCAGGCTATGGGCCTAACATCGTTGGAGTTATTAACACCATAGCCTGTGGTCTGACGGGAGGGGACAGTCAAAACTCCCGAAAAAGAACCTACCGACAGGCTAACCCGAACTTAACTGAGCCGAGTTCTCGGCTGTCCGAGGTAATCATATATGGCCCAAGTGATCCTGTCCCAGCCACATCCAGCAGTCATGAGGCCTTGTTGATTGAGGTACTAACCAACAATTACGTCGTCAAGAAAATGTACGTTGATCCAGGAAGCTCAGTAGACGTCATGTATTATTGGACGTTCGAAAATCTGAAACTTATAAGAGAGTAG